From one Haloferax marinisediminis genomic stretch:
- a CDS encoding SAM hydrolase/SAM-dependent halogenase family protein — protein sequence MITLASDFGSAYPAAMKGVILSKTDARLVDIGHDFPRQDVRAAAFWLRETLPYFPPAVHLAVIDPGVGTERRAVVVRVGDHVFVGPDNGVLRPPARRIAEGHGGDVPIEAYEIRVTDPESATFHGRDVFAPAAADAHDVGSDALDTVERFEPCSVEPLTDLQFPSPTVDSEAQTATGEVLVVDDFGNCITNLPGDFVRGHDRVDVNGEPTPVGQTFEAVARGERLVTVGSHGNVECDVNHGRGDEAFGLEPGETVRLRVA from the coding sequence ATGATCACCCTCGCGTCTGACTTCGGTTCGGCATACCCCGCGGCGATGAAGGGCGTCATCCTCTCCAAGACGGACGCTCGGCTCGTCGACATCGGACACGACTTTCCGCGACAAGACGTTCGCGCAGCAGCGTTCTGGCTCCGCGAGACACTGCCCTACTTCCCACCCGCAGTACACCTCGCGGTCATCGACCCGGGTGTCGGCACCGAGAGACGAGCGGTCGTCGTCCGCGTCGGCGACCACGTCTTCGTCGGCCCCGACAACGGCGTGCTTCGACCCCCGGCACGCCGCATCGCCGAGGGCCACGGTGGTGACGTCCCAATCGAAGCCTACGAAATCCGCGTCACTGACCCGGAATCTGCGACGTTCCACGGCCGCGATGTCTTCGCTCCCGCCGCAGCAGACGCGCACGACGTCGGTTCCGACGCGCTCGACACCGTCGAACGATTCGAACCATGCTCCGTGGAGCCACTCACCGACCTTCAGTTCCCGTCCCCCACAGTCGACAGCGAGGCTCAGACTGCAACCGGAGAAGTCCTCGTCGTCGACGACTTCGGCAACTGCATCACCAACCTTCCCGGTGACTTCGTCCGCGGCCACGACCGCGTCGACGTGAACGGCGAACCGACGCCGGTCGGCCAAACGTTCGAGGCAGTCGCTCGCGGTGAGCGACTCGTCACCGTCGGCAGTCACGGCAACGTCGAGTGCGACGTCAACCACGGCCGAGGAGACGAGGCGTTCGGCCTCGAACCCGGCGAGACAGTGCGCCTGCGGGTCGCGTGA
- a CDS encoding trimeric intracellular cation channel family protein: protein MVVADVDPFAVMNVVGLLAFAVAGSLKAADAGLDIFGVAVLGVVTALGGGTTRDVLVDRLPASLAATGDMSVALVGVGIALVLIHSLHGQVRDHPAFLTSDAIGLSAFAATGALVGVQAGVSPFGIVILATITAVGGGSIADILIGRVPTVLRDDFYATPAVVGGVAFLVAESVGAPTAVPSALCAALVFTVRMLALRYEWRLPRV from the coding sequence ATGGTCGTCGCCGACGTCGACCCCTTCGCGGTGATGAACGTCGTCGGGCTGCTCGCGTTCGCGGTCGCAGGGTCGCTCAAAGCCGCAGACGCCGGCCTCGACATCTTCGGTGTCGCAGTGCTCGGCGTGGTGACAGCGCTCGGTGGCGGGACGACCCGAGACGTTCTCGTCGACCGACTCCCGGCGTCACTTGCGGCCACAGGCGACATGAGCGTCGCGCTCGTCGGCGTCGGCATCGCGCTCGTCCTCATCCACTCGCTCCACGGGCAGGTTCGTGACCATCCCGCATTCTTGACGTCGGACGCCATCGGTCTCTCGGCGTTCGCCGCAACGGGTGCGCTCGTCGGCGTCCAAGCCGGTGTCTCACCGTTCGGCATCGTCATCCTCGCGACGATTACGGCCGTCGGCGGCGGGTCGATTGCGGACATCCTCATCGGTCGCGTTCCAACGGTCCTCCGCGACGACTTCTACGCGACGCCAGCAGTCGTCGGCGGTGTCGCGTTCCTCGTTGCCGAGTCAGTCGGCGCACCGACTGCCGTCCCCTCGGCACTCTGTGCCGCGCTCGTGTTCACGGTGCGGATGCTCGCCCTCAGATACGAGTGGCGGTTGCCACGGGTGTGA